ATTTACAGCATTAATTTCTGGGTCTTGGAATGGTACAGCACATGAAATCAGAATCCTGAAATGTGAATGAAATCAGAATCCTGAAATGTGAACGGAGTTCGTGACATCAGCGGTGATTTAAATACGACCGAGTTGCTACTCCGAGTAAAAACCGTCGTGTTTCATTAGACTAAAAGTTAAATTCTCCCCCCTTTCATTATCTTCATCTTCATCCGTGATCATCAAGTGGTTGGATTGGTTGAATGTAATCCGCTTAACTCTATGCCGAAAAGCGAACAATCTGATTCAGCCACACCAAATCCTCAAACAGCGGCAGCTATGGAACAACCTGCTGAAGAATCATCAAATAGGCTTCCATCATATGTCTTCGCTAGAACAACCACTGCAGGTCCTACGGACTGGAGCATGTGTTCCAGTGAATCATTGTTTAGTATTCAAATGGGGAACATGAGTTACACAAGGGAGCAACTGAATTGGATGTCGAAATCGGGCGAGCATAATTACAGTCACAATCTCACACCACCAGAAACTCCGGATAATAATCAGATAACAGCCGAAATTACTGAGCAACGAAGTGACTCAAAGGAGGGCAGCAATGGAGTTATCGAAGCAAATGCGGCTGAAACAATGGAGAAAGAATCTCAACATAAGGACAATGTTCCTCAAGACCTACCTCATTCCACTAGTGTGTCCCGAAATTCGGACGCAAGTCTCAAATCCTTTGCCTTCCCTATGTAAGCTTTCATCAAgaaaatgtgttttttttttttattgcaaCATTTCGGAAATTGCATATATTCAAACTGAATGCTTTAGTATCACAGGCAAGGCAATAACATActgattttacttttttttttccttgtaaTGAAGATTGACAGGGGAAGCAGATAAAAATGGAACAGAGGCGCCATGTACAAAGAACAAAAACCAACCATCACTGCCCTCCACCCCTGAAACAATCCCTGAGATACCATCAGAAACAGCTAGTAAACAACAGACACCGCCTGAGAGCCCTAAGGTAGAAGCAGAGAGCCCTAAAGAAGCCTCAGAAAGCCCTAAGGAAACCCCAAAGTCTCCGGCACCTAATGCACCCAAAAGCGGAGGTCCAAGAAAATGGTTCGGATGCTTCTCTTGTTGCTCTTCGGGTTCTTGACAGAACTACTACTGCATTGCAATGAATGAACAAGCACCATGGATTCCATGTTAGCTGTACAAGTTTATGAGGGCTTCTATTTTCACTatcatttatcaatttttctccCTATTGTTGTTATTACATTATCCATTAAATTGAAAAACATTTAAGATGCATTTATCTTAAAAGAATGACAACTAGTCTTGGAAATCAAGTTTGAACACAAATAATTGAGCTTGAATCAATTTTCAATCTTACCTCAAATAAAGTTCAAACTTTGAACGTGGAACCAGATTGTTCTCGAACCTAGCTTTGAGCCAAGAATTTCAATTTGAGTTTGAGCTTCTTATAGCTAGATTACACCCCCTTCATGCATAAGCTATCGATTGATGCTTTCATGTAAATAAATGTAATAGGGGAAGATTTGAGAGCATCTCatcaaaaataccaaaaaagaAAATTGACCAAAGaatccaaaatagttttattcaTTCACAACAGTTGGAACTTCATGAAGATTAAAAACCACGAATCTTTAGCTCCATCATTACCTTTAGTTTATACTGTCAAAAAAATCACCTGGTCACTTTCTCAGCTAATGTCTGAAAACAAATAGAATTACGGTTTAGGGGCCACACCTTGACGGCCACCCCTTCCATTCTGATTAGCCCGCTGATAACTGTCTCCATTCCGTCCATCCGGACCTTTTGATCGTCCTGAAAACTCACCCTGGTTTCTGAATTCATTCCTGCCATAGCCTCCTCCTCGGCCACCGCTGAAGTTCCCTCGACCACGGAAACTGTCACTCCGAAACCCACCTTTACCTGATGTATACCTTGCTCTCCCACTGCTACCAACTGCAAAAAGCAGCAGTTTCTCAAGTACATTATATATTACCAGAAATTCAATTACACACATATGCATATGGAAATCACGTATTTAGAACAAATGTGAGCATTTAAAAACAACATACAATAACTATGAAATGTAAGGTTTGGACATAATAATAACACATGCAATATGTACAAAATTAGAATACAAATGATagtttaaattgtgagtaaatgaaATTTAAATAGGTAAATACATCAGATCAAGAATATTAAATGCACTCAATTGTGTATCATAAACTAGTATTGTCATTTTTCTTGAGTTGGTATCAAGTTATCAGTATATACAAACAATGTGGGTGAAAGACAAAAAGTGCCCTTATAatgatataatttatttaaaatatggttattttagtaatttcctTGACTAAGTTGGTGTCGAGTTGAATCATGGCACCAACTCAATCACaaacttaaataatagtatagatatattATACAAATGCGGAACATATTGCATCACAATGACGAATTTGAATTGAGAACATATGTTCCTAATCTCAGTATTATCATTAGATGAACTAAAAAGTCCAATTCATGAAAAACAATATTATTAGTAAAAATgggaatttttatgaaatatcaGTGTCAAAAGCATTTTtcccaaataaattttgaattaccTCGAGTACTTGTCCTCTTTTCTTCCACAGCAGCTTGCCGATCCCCAATTGTGATCGGTGAAGCCTGAAATGCCATTCAGCACAAACATAAAAGGGAACATAAGGGATGATATTTAGTTAAATCTTCGATTTAGGATCTTAGAAGCCATTAATGTGTAAATTTTATAACATCCATAAAACACCAAGTTTAACATTTAATTGGGTTAAGCGTTCAACTTTTCCAGCTTAATTCGACAAGGCTGTAAATAAGTTACAAACTACAAGATGAATATAATGTCAGGGAGAATATCAGATGTACATGTACAAGAAACATACAAGGTCCCTGTTTCATGGCTATATACTGTCTAAAAAGGTAACAAAGGAAATGAAAGAGATCACAGCTAAGTTACTTGGACTCAGGTGTGTCTGACACAGGTATGTGTAAATTTTTTTCACAATTTGCATGTATATAAAGAATTCTAGGAGCATCATATTCTTCTACCCATGTTGGGTAGGTAACAAATCATGAAGGGTTGGAGCAACATAAGATGCCAAATAAAGGAGGATTTGTTCTTTTAGACCAGCTGATGTGAGTACCTACACAAAAGGAAGAGTTTTTTGAAGAAAGTTCTAGATGAAATCATCTAATGAAACACTTTTCAAGTGAGCCAAAAAGCCCAGGTAATCCATTCAATCATTCTGGCCACTTAGAAGACATTGATCTAAAATTTGGGTTCTATTTCTTGTTTCttgtttattcattttaattGCTTAGGGAAAGGATGAGGTTTAACATACTCCTGCACTTGATGAAAGCTTAACCCAATAAATGAGTACATTTCTGTTTCAGTCGACTTTTGTGCTTCAATAACTTAACAGAACTTGTCTGACATTAGGCATATATTTGGTAGACTATAACTATGAAAACATTTGTTGTGTAAGATTGAATGGAAGAGTGACTTATGGTGGTGATCATATGGCATCACATTTATAACGGTAGTGATAAAAGGTGTGAGACAATACCTCAAGTGCACTCTGCACTGAACTCGGAGTCTCAAATTCAACAAAACCAAAAGTGAACCCCTGCTGCAGGAAGCAAGAAATACATGTAACAGTAAGAACTGAGAATTTGAACTAGAAATGTCAAATAGGTTGCAGAAGGCCAAATTAATATATTAGCTAACCTTGTTACTTCTGACTTGGATGCCATTGCGCTTAATAGGTCCAAATTTTTTGAATGCCTCTTCAAGTTGTGCAGGTGTTGCATTATAAGGTAAATTCCGTACATATATGGAGTGTCCTTCAGCTTTGGTAAGAAGAAAGCACGTGAGGttatattttaaaacaacaaAGAATCCGCATTAAGCATatcaagaggaaagaaaatatATATGACATAAAATTAACCATGTCAAAATCAAGTACATCTTCTTTACTCCCTTATCGGATAATTGATTAAAATTGAAAAGATAAGGATCTAGCTTCGTCAAACAAAGAGAACAGCGTATGTTACTCGGACTCAAGTGTTTGTGTCAAATATTGGCATGTGTCCAGCACAGGTATGTTCATTTCTTTCCGAGTGTTTCCATGTATTTGGAAGATATTTAGAAGGTTATACCCCTATATCCTATGTCTCGATATGCGTTGGATATGGTTACCTCATGAAAAATGAAGAGTTGGAGTGACATAGAGAACACTTATTCTTCTATTAGccataaatgaaattaacaaTTACCTTCCTCATTTTCATTGCTACTTTCAGGTGCATTATCACTATTAGGTACTGCTACTATTGGTGCTACAGGAGCAGGTTTTGCAGAAACATTTGATCGTTGCTCTGCAGGTACCACCCTTGCATATCTGGTAGTAACATTGACCAGAGTAGGTGGTGCAGTACTTTTCATCACTTTGACCTAATATGTAATTCAGTGAGTTCAATCAAACATCAAAGGAACCACTAAAATATCAACAGAAAGATAAAAGGAATTAACGTTAACTCACAATTGATGCATAGGATTTCTTTGGAGCATCTTCTAGAACTGCAGGAGTTGAATCATCAACCACAACACTCTCATTCTGATTGACAACTTTTTGAGGCTCAACAACCTCTTCTTCAATTACTGAACCTTCCTCCTCATCTGAGGGGTCACAAACTTCAGCACCATTATTAATATCTTCGTCCTCAGGATAAGTTAATGGGTCCTCCACAGGGTGGTCATTAGAGGGCTCTGGAAGCAAAATTTAAATCAAGTCCATAATTTAAGCGTGTCGAAAGTACGACCGCAATGCCTAAAAAGAAAAGAATCTGGTCAAACCTGGTTCAGATGTCAAGATAGATGTTGAAGCCTGTTCGCTGACGCCATTAACTGGAATAGTGTTCTGCAACTCGTCGTCTTCAATGTACCTGAAAATATCATTTAAGACAAAGTAGCCTTTGTCTTGTGGAGCTAGAAAGAAGGTTTGAGTGAACTTCCTTCTAATATTATCTTTCCCTGTTAAGCATCCAGTTACCACTACAATGACCCCTTTCTCAAAAGAGTCCTGAGCATCTGCAGTTTTTATCTCGGCTGTATAGTCCTGGTAATTCAGCGATAGTACCTTCTCATTAATTGCCTGCTCCAAAGCAAATACCAGTGCACTAGTCAATAAAACCACGTTAAAGCTAAGATATAATTTAAAGAACGtctattcaatttataaaatttaatattactgTATCAAATATATCTCcacaaacaaaaatttaaaaatatccaTTCCTAAATTTTAGCATATCCACCAAAGAAGCCATTAAAAGCTTCACCTAGGAAAGCTAAACATCCATACTTTTCGAAGTAGATTTTTCAATAGAATTACAAATTTTCAGAAATTATTCTCAAAAACTTGTTATCAACTTAGTCTAGCAACAGCATCTCCCACACAAAGGCCATAAATTTTTGAATTCTTAATTACAATATGATAATGACTCCTGCCCCCTTAAAATGGGAAATTACTCCTGGCTAAACTTACTTGCATTGTTGTTACTGTAGTCATGTTGCCGAACATATCTGGCCGACTTAAACAACTTAAATCTTGATAAAATCTGTGCACCAGATTCGGTGATTGGTGAAGAATATGGTAATACTGCTCCACAAAAGCATTTCCAACGACTTGAGCACTGGGAGTATGAGTGTCAGCAGGACTTCCTTCCTGCATGGCCATCTGCACATGATATTCAAGTAACCGATAAACGAAACTTCAACTAATTATCATTTCGTGACAACAGAAAATGAAGCATGAAAGAAAAGTACTCATTGCAAGTAATATTTAGAAATTACACTAAACATGAGAGTAGAGATCAATGAAATGTTTGCATAAACCCAAATGCCGAAAGCTCGACAAGCAAAGTGCGGATATTCA
This is a stretch of genomic DNA from Gossypium arboreum isolate Shixiya-1 chromosome 11, ASM2569848v2, whole genome shotgun sequence. It encodes these proteins:
- the LOC108467211 gene encoding nuclear transport factor 2-like isoform X2, with the protein product MAMQEGSPADTHTPSAQVVGNAFVEQYYHILHQSPNLVHRFYQDLSCLSRPDMFGNMTTVTTMQAINEKVLSLNYQDYTAEIKTADAQDSFEKGVIVVVTGCLTGKDNIRRKFTQTFFLAPQDKGYFVLNDIFRYIEDDELQNTIPVNGVSEQASTSILTSEPEPSNDHPVEDPLTYPEDEDINNGAEVCDPSDEEEGSVIEEEVVEPQKVVNQNESVVVDDSTPAVLEDAPKKSYASIVKVMKSTAPPTLVNVTTRYARVVPAEQRSNVSAKPAPVAPIVAVPNSDNAPESSNENEEAEGHSIYVRNLPYNATPAQLEEAFKKFGPIKRNGIQVRSNKGFTFGFVEFETPSSVQSALEASPITIGDRQAAVEEKRTSTRVGSSGRARYTSGKGGFRSDSFRGRGNFSGGRGGGYGRNEFRNQGEFSGRSKGPDGRNGDSYQRANQNGRGGRQGVAPKP
- the LOC108467211 gene encoding nuclear transport factor 2-like isoform X3, whose translation is MAMQEGSPADTHTPSAQVVGNAFVEQYYHILHQSPNLVHRFYQDLSCLSRPDMFGNMTTVTTMQAINEKVLSLNYQDYTAEIKTADAQDSFEKGVIVVVTGCLTGKDNIRRKFTQTFFLAPQDKGYFVLNDIFRYIEDDELQNTIPVNGVSEQASTSILTSEPEPSNDHPVEDPLTYPEDEDINNGAEVCDPSDEEEGSVIEEEVVEPQKVVNQNESVVVDDSTPAVLEDAPKKSYASIVKVMKSTAPPTLVNVTTRYARVVPAEQRSNVSAKPAPVAPIVAVPNSDNAPESSNENEEAEGHSIYVRNLPYNATPAQLEEAFKKFGPIKRNGIQVRSNKQGFTFGFVEFETPSSVQSALEASPITIGDRQAAVEEKRTSTRVGSSGRARYTSGKGGFRSDSFRGRGNFSGGRGGGYGRNEFRNQGEFSGRSKGPDGRNGDSYQRANQNGRGGRQV
- the LOC108467211 gene encoding nuclear transport factor 2-like isoform X1; its protein translation is MAMQEGSPADTHTPSAQVVGNAFVEQYYHILHQSPNLVHRFYQDLSCLSRPDMFGNMTTVTTMQAINEKVLSLNYQDYTAEIKTADAQDSFEKGVIVVVTGCLTGKDNIRRKFTQTFFLAPQDKGYFVLNDIFRYIEDDELQNTIPVNGVSEQASTSILTSEPEPSNDHPVEDPLTYPEDEDINNGAEVCDPSDEEEGSVIEEEVVEPQKVVNQNESVVVDDSTPAVLEDAPKKSYASIVKVMKSTAPPTLVNVTTRYARVVPAEQRSNVSAKPAPVAPIVAVPNSDNAPESSNENEEAEGHSIYVRNLPYNATPAQLEEAFKKFGPIKRNGIQVRSNKQGFTFGFVEFETPSSVQSALEASPITIGDRQAAVEEKRTSTRVGSSGRARYTSGKGGFRSDSFRGRGNFSGGRGGGYGRNEFRNQGEFSGRSKGPDGRNGDSYQRANQNGRGGRQGVAPKP
- the LOC108466163 gene encoding uncharacterized protein LOC108466163 is translated as MPKSEQSDSATPNPQTAAAMEQPAEESSNRLPSYVFARTTTAGPTDWSMCSSESLFSIQMGNMSYTREQLNWMSKSGEHNYSHNLTPPETPDNNQITAEITEQRSDSKEGSNGVIEANAAETMEKESQHKDNVPQDLPHSTSVSRNSDASLKSFAFPILTGEADKNGTEAPCTKNKNQPSLPSTPETIPEIPSETASKQQTPPESPKVEAESPKEASESPKETPKSPAPNAPKSGGPRKWFGCFSCCSSGS